Proteins found in one Brachyspira murdochii DSM 12563 genomic segment:
- the gatB gene encoding Asp-tRNA(Asn)/Glu-tRNA(Gln) amidotransferase subunit GatB, translating to MEYEAVIGLEVHVQLNTKTKAFCSCPNTFGAPANTLTCPRCQAHPGTLPIVNKEMVHKTIKAGLATNCTIQKKSRFARKHYFYPDLPSYYQITQMDEPICTEGHLDITVLNDDGSSYNKSIRINRIHMEEDAGKLVHDDTGRPLSYVDLNRAGCCLIECVSEPDISTGEEAYQYLTELKKIFKYIDVSDCNMEEGSLRCDANVSIRPKGSKELGVKTEVKNMNSFRNVRLAIDYEIKRQIKALNNGEKILQETRLYDAKENTTKGMRSKEGAADYRYFPDPDIPLLVLQDEEIENAKKELPELPQQKRERLKKDYDLPDQDIVVLTEDAALADYYEDAVKAYPKQPKKISNWIMVEVNAYLNKKLQTIKDFKPKPEHIAEIFKLIDEGVISGKIAKEIFEDMCETGEAPSAIVEKKGIKQVSDTGELETIIRKVLEENPKSVADFKAGKEKSFGFLVGQTMKATKGQGNPKLVNEVLRKVLSE from the coding sequence ATGGAATATGAAGCAGTCATAGGATTAGAAGTGCATGTTCAGCTTAATACTAAAACAAAAGCATTCTGTTCATGCCCAAATACTTTCGGTGCCCCTGCAAATACACTAACTTGTCCAAGATGTCAGGCTCACCCGGGTACTTTGCCTATAGTTAATAAAGAAATGGTGCATAAAACTATTAAAGCAGGACTTGCTACTAACTGCACTATTCAAAAGAAAAGCAGATTCGCTAGAAAACATTATTTCTACCCGGATTTGCCTTCATACTATCAGATTACTCAAATGGACGAACCTATTTGTACAGAAGGGCATCTTGATATAACTGTACTTAATGATGACGGCTCCTCTTACAATAAAAGCATAAGAATAAACAGAATACATATGGAAGAAGATGCAGGAAAACTTGTACATGATGATACTGGAAGACCTTTAAGCTATGTAGATTTAAACCGTGCAGGCTGCTGTTTGATAGAATGTGTAAGTGAGCCAGATATTTCTACAGGTGAAGAAGCATATCAATATTTAACAGAGCTTAAAAAAATATTCAAATACATTGATGTTTCTGACTGTAATATGGAAGAAGGTTCTTTAAGATGCGATGCCAATGTTTCAATACGCCCTAAAGGAAGTAAAGAACTTGGAGTTAAAACTGAAGTAAAAAACATGAACAGTTTTAGAAATGTAAGACTAGCTATTGATTATGAAATCAAAAGACAAATAAAAGCTCTAAATAATGGAGAGAAAATCTTACAGGAAACAAGACTTTATGATGCTAAAGAAAACACTACTAAAGGTATGCGTTCAAAAGAGGGTGCTGCAGATTACAGATATTTCCCAGACCCAGATATACCTCTTTTAGTGCTTCAAGATGAAGAGATTGAAAATGCTAAAAAAGAACTCCCAGAACTTCCTCAGCAAAAACGTGAAAGACTTAAAAAAGATTATGATTTACCAGATCAGGATATAGTAGTGCTTACAGAAGATGCTGCTTTAGCGGACTACTATGAAGATGCAGTTAAGGCATATCCTAAACAGCCTAAAAAAATAAGCAACTGGATTATGGTAGAAGTTAATGCATACTTAAACAAAAAACTTCAAACTATAAAAGATTTCAAACCAAAACCAGAACATATTGCTGAAATCTTCAAACTTATAGATGAAGGCGTTATAAGCGGTAAAATAGCTAAAGAAATTTTTGAAGATATGTGCGAAACAGGAGAAGCTCCTTCTGCTATAGTAGAGAAAAAAGGAATCAAACAAGTAAGCGATACTGGAGAGCTTGAAACAATCATAAGAAAAGTTTTAGAAGAAAATCCTAAATCAGTAGCAGACTTCAAAGCGGGTAAAGAAAAATCATTCGGTTTCTTAGTAGGTCAGACTATGAAAGCTACTAAAGGACAGGGCAATCCTAAACTTGTTAATGAAGTATTAAGAAAAGTTTTAAGCGAATAA
- a CDS encoding glycosyltransferase family 2 protein, with the protein MKKISILVPTYNEEDNIINVVTKLEEILKSLENYDYEIVFIDNYSKDNTRNIIINLCKENKHVKAIFNAKNFGFSRSIFYGLTQTTGDCTILIYADFQEPPELIPEFIKEWENGYKIVIGKKLKSNENIFMSIIRKFYYKLIKSISDVEQIENFHGFGLYDKDFINILKNLEDSEPYLRGIVAELGYKIKELYYEHKKREKGKSSFNFYRMYDLAMLGITSYSKIVLRFATMFGFLFSVITFIIGFITLIYKLINWNTYPIGIAALMVGVFFIGTVQIFFIGLLGEYILNINLRVMKRPLVVEEKRINFNRTEQNRTEQNRTEQNRTEQNRTEQIVFPRYNYIRNIVYCKPVAKILATGFLF; encoded by the coding sequence ATGAAAAAAATTAGTATATTAGTTCCTACATATAATGAAGAAGATAATATTATTAATGTGGTTACAAAATTAGAAGAAATATTAAAGAGTTTAGAAAATTATGATTATGAAATAGTATTTATAGATAATTATTCTAAGGACAATACAAGAAACATTATAATTAATTTATGCAAAGAAAATAAACATGTTAAAGCAATTTTTAATGCAAAAAATTTTGGATTTAGTAGATCTATATTTTATGGTCTTACGCAAACTACAGGAGATTGTACCATACTAATCTATGCAGATTTTCAAGAACCACCAGAGTTAATACCAGAATTTATTAAAGAATGGGAAAATGGGTATAAAATAGTAATAGGTAAAAAATTAAAAAGTAACGAAAATATATTTATGTCTATCATAAGAAAGTTTTATTATAAATTAATTAAATCTATATCTGATGTAGAACAGATAGAAAATTTTCATGGATTTGGATTATATGATAAAGATTTTATAAATATACTTAAAAACTTGGAAGATTCAGAACCTTATTTGAGAGGAATAGTAGCAGAACTTGGATACAAAATCAAAGAATTATATTATGAGCATAAAAAAAGAGAAAAAGGGAAATCTAGTTTTAATTTTTATAGAATGTATGATTTAGCCATGCTTGGTATTACTAGTTATTCTAAAATTGTACTTAGATTTGCTACTATGTTTGGTTTTTTATTTTCAGTTATTACATTTATTATTGGTTTTATAACTTTAATTTATAAGTTGATTAACTGGAATACCTATCCAATAGGTATAGCAGCATTAATGGTTGGAGTATTTTTTATAGGTACTGTACAAATATTTTTTATAGGTCTTTTAGGTGAATATATACTTAATATTAATTTGAGGGTTATGAAAAGACCTTTAGTCGTTGAAGAAAAAAGAATTAACTTTAACAGAACAGAACAGAACAGAACAGAACAGAACAGAACAGAACAGAACAGAACAGAACAGAACAGAACAGAACAGATAGTATTTCCTAGATACAATTATATAAGAAATATAGTTTATTGCAAGCCTGTTGCTAAAATTTTAGCAACAGGCTTTTTATTTTAA
- a CDS encoding NAD-dependent epimerase/dehydratase family protein: MKKVLVTGINGLIGQYISEPLKELGFEVYGIGTRNIETDKLYYIKLNINNTTQLENKFKEIKPEYLIHLAWDTKQGYLDSDSNFDLLASSINMLKYFKENGGKRVIYTGTCFEYKFKDSKIKEYDELNPISIYTKCKNYLREVSELYCKKYDIDLCWCRIFYMYGKNEDQNRLFPYIINNLKNDKKVSINHSQLKKDYMFAGDVAKAIAFITDSDFKGSINICSGKAISLKDFALIIAKKMNKENLLELKELNTNEPNIIIGDNSKLINEIGFNKYSNINDILDQLILEYTK, translated from the coding sequence ATGAAGAAAGTACTAGTTACTGGAATTAATGGACTAATAGGACAATATATATCAGAACCATTAAAAGAATTAGGTTTTGAAGTGTATGGAATAGGTACTAGGAATATAGAAACTGATAAACTGTATTATATAAAACTTAATATTAATAATACAACTCAATTAGAAAATAAATTTAAAGAAATAAAACCTGAATATTTAATACATTTAGCTTGGGATACAAAACAAGGATATTTAGATTCAGATTCCAATTTTGATTTACTTGCTTCATCTATAAATATGCTTAAATATTTTAAAGAAAATGGAGGTAAAAGGGTAATTTATACAGGTACTTGTTTTGAATATAAATTCAAAGATAGTAAAATAAAAGAATATGATGAATTAAATCCTATTAGTATATATACTAAATGTAAAAATTATTTAAGAGAAGTATCTGAATTATATTGTAAAAAATATGATATTGACTTATGTTGGTGTAGAATATTTTATATGTACGGTAAAAATGAAGATCAAAATAGATTATTTCCATATATAATTAATAATTTAAAAAATGATAAAAAAGTTTCTATAAATCATTCACAATTAAAAAAAGATTATATGTTTGCTGGGGATGTGGCAAAAGCTATAGCCTTCATTACAGATTCAGATTTTAAAGGAAGTATAAATATTTGTTCTGGTAAAGCGATATCATTAAAAGATTTTGCATTAATAATAGCTAAAAAAATGAATAAAGAAAATTTATTAGAGTTAAAAGAATTAAATACTAATGAACCTAATATTATAATTGGAGATAATTCAAAACTTATTAATGAAATAGGTTTCAATAAGTATTCTAATATCAATGATATTTTAGATCAACTTATTTTGGAGTATACAAAATGA
- a CDS encoding NAD-dependent epimerase/dehydratase family protein, whose product MKKIIVTGITGLIGQYIASPLKKFGFDVYGIGTRDIISEEFKYIKLDISDYKSVENIFDDIKAEYLINLAWSTQDLNSNYQFDLLTSSIEMLKYFKKNNGRRAVYLGTCFEYKFTDNKLKEYDEIDPISTYAKCKNYLRAISEYYCIKNNIDFCWARVFYTYGKNENPKRIFPYIINNLKENKKVVINHSHLKKDYMFAGDVAEAIALITDSDFKGSINICSGKAISLKDFALIIAKKMNKENLLELKELNTNEPNIIIGDNSKLINELNFNNYSNMEDIICKLIAEQSRAEQSRAEQ is encoded by the coding sequence ATGAAAAAAATTATAGTAACAGGAATTACTGGTTTAATTGGTCAGTATATAGCATCCCCTCTAAAGAAATTTGGATTTGATGTTTATGGAATAGGTACCAGAGATATTATATCTGAAGAATTTAAATATATAAAGTTAGATATTTCTGATTATAAATCAGTTGAAAATATTTTTGATGATATAAAGGCAGAATATTTGATAAATTTAGCTTGGAGTACACAAGATTTAAATTCAAATTATCAGTTTGATTTATTAACTTCTTCTATTGAGATGTTAAAGTATTTTAAAAAAAACAATGGTAGAAGAGCAGTTTATTTAGGCACTTGTTTTGAGTATAAATTTACTGATAATAAATTAAAGGAATATGATGAAATTGATCCTATTAGTACATATGCTAAATGTAAAAATTATTTGAGAGCAATATCAGAATACTATTGTATTAAAAATAACATTGATTTTTGTTGGGCCAGGGTTTTTTATACTTATGGAAAAAATGAAAATCCTAAAAGGATATTTCCATATATCATTAATAATTTAAAAGAAAATAAAAAAGTTGTTATTAATCATTCCCACTTAAAAAAAGATTATATGTTTGCTGGAGATGTAGCAGAAGCTATAGCTTTAATTACAGATTCAGATTTTAAAGGAAGTATAAATATTTGTTCTGGTAAAGCGATATCATTAAAAGATTTTGCATTAATAATAGCTAAAAAAATGAATAAAGAAAATTTATTAGAGTTAAAAGAATTAAATACTAATGAACCTAATATTATAATTGGAGACAATTCAAAACTTATTAATGAATTAAATTTTAATAATTATAGTAATATGGAAGATATTATTTGTAAGTTAATAGCAGAGCAGAGCAGAGCAGAGCAGAGCAGAGCAGAGCAGTAA
- a CDS encoding glycosyltransferase family 87 protein, which translates to MNNNNLFFKICLSLLIICFITFIILYTSAGKERVGYLSNFIFDDNHINRTLQLNGFDIEETKKIFTTDDKLDNNAITNYIFTNEAITNYSYGLKMGYYSKIFKHSDLYMVYPNVNKILENNSFIKEIKMDEGGSPFGNLISEKILEYNEKIDNIIYVLAFKLNIDIILIALGSIILISLFIKYADNKIIKNVPLLFVLLLSFTILLFIIFFIKDKGGRQLNIVLGGWDLFADFYNVLRFIARKDPYFDYVLGQAYQSYLPLSYLLIYPFSIIRNYANMSLYDVQVDPVSNMSLVIFMFIAVLLFILFLKKLYSKKDYNYIIPLLLFITTPVIFTIERANIMFHTAAFVVMFLCLYKSEKKYEQIIALICLGIASALKVYPVLLGFLLLQEKRYKDIVIGASITLGLVFLPFFFFNKHSFLENFVQFISNGKLFSELFPIRDGLALFISKFGISITLSKMILFILFIISIIYSFVANEYWKKVLLLIIISIQTPTTAYYSELFMYPVLILFLIKDKFYKIDYIFLILFVLLLMPFQTSIPVSATLGTFLSGSIWLVVLIETILTRTNILIKNIKIV; encoded by the coding sequence ATGAATAATAATAATTTATTTTTTAAAATATGTCTTTCATTACTAATAATTTGTTTTATAACTTTTATAATTCTATATACATCAGCAGGTAAAGAAAGAGTTGGTTATTTGTCTAACTTTATTTTTGATGATAATCATATAAATAGAACTTTACAATTAAATGGATTTGATATAGAAGAAACTAAAAAAATTTTTACTACAGATGACAAATTAGATAATAATGCTATTACTAATTATATATTTACAAATGAAGCTATTACAAATTATAGTTATGGTTTAAAAATGGGGTATTATAGTAAGATTTTTAAACATAGTGATTTATATATGGTTTATCCTAATGTTAACAAGATATTAGAGAATAATAGTTTTATTAAAGAAATTAAAATGGATGAAGGAGGAAGTCCTTTCGGTAATTTAATTTCTGAGAAAATATTGGAATATAATGAAAAAATAGATAATATAATATATGTATTAGCATTTAAACTAAATATAGATATAATTTTAATAGCATTAGGAAGCATAATACTTATAAGTTTATTTATTAAATATGCGGATAATAAGATTATAAAAAATGTTCCTTTACTTTTTGTATTACTATTGTCTTTTACTATTTTGCTTTTTATTATTTTCTTTATAAAAGATAAAGGTGGAAGACAATTGAATATTGTATTAGGTGGTTGGGATTTATTTGCTGACTTTTATAATGTATTAAGATTTATTGCTAGAAAAGATCCTTACTTTGACTATGTTTTGGGTCAGGCATATCAATCTTATTTGCCATTATCATATTTATTAATATATCCTTTCTCTATTATAAGAAATTATGCTAATATGAGCTTGTATGACGTTCAAGTTGATCCTGTATCTAATATGTCTTTGGTAATATTTATGTTTATTGCTGTATTACTTTTTATTTTGTTTTTAAAAAAACTATATAGTAAAAAGGATTATAATTATATAATTCCTTTATTATTATTTATAACAACACCTGTTATATTTACAATAGAAAGGGCAAATATAATGTTTCACACTGCAGCATTCGTAGTAATGTTTTTATGTTTATATAAATCAGAAAAAAAATATGAACAAATTATAGCATTAATATGTTTAGGTATTGCTTCAGCATTGAAAGTTTACCCTGTGTTATTAGGTTTTTTACTTTTACAAGAAAAAAGATATAAAGATATAGTTATAGGGGCTTCAATAACATTAGGTTTAGTATTTCTGCCATTTTTCTTTTTTAACAAACATAGTTTTTTAGAAAATTTTGTTCAATTTATATCGAATGGAAAGTTGTTTTCTGAATTATTTCCTATTAGAGATGGTTTAGCATTATTTATATCTAAATTTGGAATTAGTATTACTTTATCAAAAATGATACTATTTATACTTTTTATAATATCAATAATATATTCTTTTGTAGCAAATGAATATTGGAAAAAAGTACTGTTATTAATAATAATATCTATACAAACTCCTACAACTGCTTATTATTCTGAATTATTTATGTATCCTGTGCTCATATTATTTTTAATTAAAGATAAATTCTATAAAATAGATTATATATTTTTAATATTATTTGTTTTACTTTTAATGCCTTTTCAAACTTCTATTCCTGTTTCAGCAACTTTAGGAACTTTTTTATCAGGTTCAATATGGCTAGTAGTACTTATTGAAACTATATTAACTAGAACAAATATATTAATTAAAAATATAAAAATAGTATAA
- a CDS encoding protoporphyrinogen/coproporphyrinogen oxidase translates to MNKVIILGAGISGISAGYKLKQKNINFEIFEKENEYGGLCRRLKIGKFIFDRFPHFSFTKDNQIMELFNIASNEYYSHIPNVANYYKGLWLGNPTQSNLYPLDKEQKIKIIEGFKNRPNIENPKNYREWLDASFGYYFAKEFSDKYTRKYWTTEAENMSVNWIGYRVIKSDLKEIEYGAWNKDSKSKYYASEMRYPQHGGFQSFFDSWTPKENIRLNHNLIRWNIKKKELLFDNGYKTNYDKIISTLPLTYITNIIEDIPNNVKEAASKLCYTSGYTVSIGLKGKVNLPYLWFYVYDEEILFPRVYIASLKSPYNAPEGYTSLQTEIPCSKFKQINLSNNEIVEHTINKLLEMKIFDYKQLEFAQLDYHKYANILFTLDTEINKKIVLDWLKENNIYTAGRYGKWEYYWTDQTINSGFEAANNIIENK, encoded by the coding sequence ATGAATAAAGTTATAATATTAGGTGCTGGAATATCTGGTATATCTGCAGGTTATAAATTAAAGCAAAAAAATATTAATTTTGAAATATTCGAAAAAGAAAATGAATATGGCGGATTATGCAGAAGATTAAAAATAGGTAAATTTATTTTTGATAGATTTCCGCATTTCTCTTTTACAAAAGACAATCAAATTATGGAATTATTTAATATTGCTTCTAATGAATATTACAGCCATATTCCAAATGTAGCTAATTATTATAAAGGTTTATGGCTTGGAAATCCTACTCAAAGTAATTTATATCCTTTAGATAAAGAACAAAAAATAAAAATAATAGAAGGTTTTAAAAATAGACCGAATATAGAAAATCCTAAAAATTATAGAGAATGGCTTGATGCTTCTTTTGGATATTATTTTGCCAAAGAATTTTCAGATAAGTATACCAGAAAATATTGGACTACAGAAGCAGAAAATATGAGTGTTAATTGGATTGGTTATAGAGTGATTAAAAGTGATTTGAAGGAAATAGAGTATGGTGCTTGGAATAAAGACAGTAAATCTAAATATTATGCTAGTGAAATGAGATATCCACAACATGGTGGATTTCAAAGTTTCTTTGATTCTTGGACCCCAAAAGAAAATATTAGATTAAATCATAATTTGATTAGATGGAATATTAAGAAAAAGGAACTATTATTTGATAATGGATATAAAACTAATTATGATAAAATTATATCTACTTTACCATTAACCTATATTACTAACATCATTGAAGATATTCCAAATAATGTAAAAGAAGCAGCCTCAAAGCTTTGTTATACATCAGGTTATACTGTATCGATAGGATTAAAAGGAAAAGTGAATTTACCTTATTTATGGTTTTATGTATATGATGAAGAAATTTTATTTCCTAGAGTTTACATTGCTAGCTTAAAATCTCCATATAATGCACCTGAAGGTTATACTTCATTGCAGACTGAAATACCTTGTTCTAAATTCAAACAAATAAATTTAAGTAATAATGAAATAGTGGAGCATACTATTAATAAACTTTTAGAAATGAAAATATTCGATTATAAGCAGCTAGAGTTTGCTCAATTAGATTACCATAAGTATGCTAATATATTATTTACACTCGATACAGAAATCAATAAAAAAATAGTTTTAGACTGGTTAAAAGAAAATAACATATATACAGCAGGTAGATATGGAAAATGGGAATATTATTGGACAGATCAAACTATAAATAGCGGATTTGAGGCAGCAAATAATATTATAGAAAATAAATGA
- a CDS encoding glycosyltransferase family 2 protein produces the protein MKKISILVPTYNEEKNIEPISKEIIKIISNFNYDYEIIFIDNCSTDNTRYIIRDLCKKNKNVKAIFNSRNFGPLKNFYYGLTQITGDCAILIFADFQDPPKLISDFIKEWENGYKVVIAKKTKSNEGIVSILRGIYYKIISILSKIDSAKIISNFNGFGLYDKDFIDILRKIEDPEPYFKNVVGEFGFKIKEIPYIHEKRKTGKSKLSFYKSYDIAMLSIISYSKVILRVSTFIGFTFSIITFFIGLITFIQKIVHWNTYPIGMATLMVGVFFIGSVQLFFIGLLGEYILNINLRMVKKPLVIEEERINFDE, from the coding sequence ATGAAAAAAATTAGTATACTAGTTCCAACATATAATGAAGAAAAAAATATAGAACCTATTTCAAAAGAAATTATAAAAATTATATCTAATTTTAATTATGATTATGAAATTATTTTTATAGATAATTGTTCTACAGATAATACGAGATATATAATAAGAGATTTATGCAAAAAAAATAAAAATGTTAAAGCTATTTTTAATTCCAGAAATTTTGGTCCATTAAAGAATTTTTATTATGGATTAACTCAAATAACAGGAGATTGTGCAATACTTATATTTGCAGATTTTCAAGATCCTCCTAAATTAATATCTGATTTTATTAAAGAATGGGAAAATGGATATAAAGTAGTTATAGCTAAAAAAACAAAAAGTAATGAAGGTATTGTTTCCATTTTAAGAGGTATTTATTATAAAATAATATCTATTTTATCTAAAATAGACAGTGCCAAAATAATATCTAATTTCAATGGTTTTGGCCTTTATGATAAAGATTTTATTGATATATTGAGAAAAATAGAAGATCCTGAACCATATTTTAAAAATGTAGTTGGAGAATTTGGTTTTAAAATAAAAGAAATACCATATATACATGAAAAAAGAAAAACAGGTAAATCTAAACTTAGTTTTTATAAATCATATGACATAGCAATGTTGTCTATAATAAGTTATTCTAAAGTTATATTGAGAGTTTCAACTTTTATTGGATTTACATTTTCTATAATAACTTTTTTTATAGGATTAATAACATTTATACAAAAGATCGTACATTGGAATACATATCCAATAGGTATGGCGACATTAATGGTTGGTGTATTTTTTATAGGTTCAGTACAATTATTTTTTATAGGACTTTTAGGTGAGTATATTCTAAATATTAATCTTAGAATGGTTAAAAAACCATTAGTTATAGAAGAGGAAAGAATAAATTTTGATGAATAA
- a CDS encoding tetratricopeptide repeat protein, whose translation MKNIDKYFQDIDNYIQSSNYEDAFSLCNNILDNIDINNTEAIFKAGYCAYKLERYDIAMINFLKALSLDKSNINKAMYKYYMGRCYDIFNSLEDSLECFKGAYKLDKSNHYYALWLGITYAKIGANDYNYNLSLLYLYKAFGIEDSLLYRYAGYCHMQLKSYDKAIEFLEKSILLKDDDYLSRYYLGYSYFSVQIYDKALENLSESLKLKDDEFNSWLSIGILYRIIDEEALSEECLEKARNIALNYSDNIDYQLECFIKLTEAEENEYLNYLYLGICYAKLESYKNALQYLLQSIEINEKYCSENNYLAYYWIGYINYIDSEYEEAVKYLERSIKLNDDEENYLILFWLGDSYFRLSNYKKALFNLQKSLDLKEDEIETYKLIAKTYLELGDKDKYNEYITQYKILSRKDKHHNNRKNNSDNQLKKMQEDYNNHFKSFYYSSESRTNDLVLKQKIFNRTAEMKLIQNDEDITFYDNYYHTVKTDINNFLKYLFEDIEKSDLYHLYSSSIEKKHYIDFDNFNIDNFLYYKDIVGKAVRLDFNKDKEVVQYLKIIDNYDTIIMAIDNIESLFNYTSLSVLQFMEYYYQRYDIELYFILMNLILKYL comes from the coding sequence ATGAAAAATATAGATAAATACTTCCAAGATATAGACAATTATATACAAAGCAGTAATTATGAGGATGCATTTTCGCTATGCAATAATATTTTAGATAATATTGATATTAATAATACAGAAGCTATATTTAAAGCAGGATACTGTGCTTATAAATTAGAAAGATATGATATAGCGATGATTAATTTTTTAAAGGCGTTATCATTAGACAAGTCAAATATTAATAAAGCTATGTATAAGTATTATATGGGAAGATGCTATGATATATTTAATTCATTAGAAGATTCTTTAGAATGTTTTAAGGGTGCCTATAAATTAGATAAATCAAATCATTACTATGCTTTATGGCTTGGCATCACCTATGCTAAGATAGGGGCTAATGATTACAATTATAATTTGTCTTTGCTTTATCTGTATAAGGCTTTTGGCATAGAGGATAGTTTATTATACAGGTATGCCGGATATTGTCATATGCAGCTGAAAAGTTATGATAAGGCTATAGAGTTTTTAGAGAAGTCTATACTTTTGAAAGATGATGATTATCTTAGCAGATATTATTTAGGCTACAGTTATTTTTCTGTTCAGATATATGATAAGGCACTTGAGAATTTGAGCGAATCTTTAAAATTAAAAGATGATGAGTTTAACAGCTGGCTTTCTATAGGCATTCTTTATAGGATAATAGATGAAGAGGCTTTATCGGAGGAATGTTTGGAGAAGGCTAGGAATATAGCTTTGAATTATAGTGATAATATAGATTATCAGCTTGAGTGTTTTATTAAACTTACTGAGGCTGAGGAAAATGAATATTTAAACTATCTTTATCTTGGTATTTGTTATGCAAAGTTAGAAAGCTATAAAAATGCTCTTCAATATTTGCTTCAATCCATAGAAATAAATGAAAAGTATTGCAGCGAAAATAATTATCTAGCTTATTATTGGATAGGATATATTAATTATATAGACAGCGAATATGAAGAGGCTGTAAAATATTTAGAGAGATCTATTAAACTTAATGATGATGAAGAGAATTATTTGATATTATTTTGGCTTGGGGATTCTTATTTTAGGCTTAGTAATTATAAAAAAGCATTATTTAATTTACAAAAATCTTTAGATCTCAAAGAAGATGAAATAGAAACATATAAATTAATAGCAAAAACATATCTTGAGCTTGGAGATAAGGATAAATATAATGAATATATTACCCAGTATAAAATACTATCAAGAAAAGATAAACATCATAATAATAGAAAAAATAATTCAGATAATCAGCTAAAAAAGATGCAGGAAGATTATAATAATCATTTTAAATCTTTTTATTATTCATCAGAGAGCCGTACTAATGACTTGGTATTAAAACAAAAAATATTTAATAGAACTGCTGAAATGAAATTAATTCAGAATGATGAGGATATTACATTTTATGATAATTACTATCATACAGTGAAAACAGATATTAATAATTTTCTCAAATATTTATTTGAAGATATAGAGAAATCGGATCTGTATCATTTATACTCCTCAAGTATAGAAAAAAAACATTATATAGATTTTGATAATTTTAATATAGATAATTTTCTATACTATAAAGACATAGTAGGAAAGGCTGTTAGGCTTGATTTTAATAAAGATAAAGAAGTAGTACAGTATTTAAAGATAATTGATAATTATGATACTATTATTATGGCTATAGATAATATAGAGAGCCTATTTAATTATACTTCTCTCTCTGTACTTCAGTTTATGGAATATTATTATCAAAGATATGATATAGAACTTTACTTTATACTTATGAATTTAATATTAAAATATTTATAA
- the rfbC gene encoding dTDP-4-dehydrorhamnose 3,5-epimerase, producing the protein MIIRKNIIEGSYILQNNYIEDERGYFLRMFDNKELEKYNLNFNLIQSNINYNKKVGTLRGMHYQKYPYPEIKIVRCLKGKIFDVIADIRKDSPTYGKYSSIELSEENGKMVYIPPYVAHGFQTLEDDTIVAYFLSTYFVPDAYGYLRWNDLAFNIKWPECENRIMNEKDKNIPDFIF; encoded by the coding sequence ATGATTATAAGAAAAAATATTATAGAAGGTTCATATATATTGCAAAATAATTATATAGAAGATGAAAGAGGCTATTTTTTAAGAATGTTTGATAATAAAGAACTCGAAAAATATAATTTAAATTTTAATTTAATACAATCTAATATAAACTATAATAAAAAAGTAGGTACATTAAGAGGTATGCATTATCAAAAATATCCTTATCCAGAAATAAAGATTGTTAGATGTTTAAAAGGGAAAATATTTGATGTAATAGCAGATATACGTAAAGATTCTCCTACTTATGGTAAATATTCCTCTATTGAATTATCAGAAGAAAATGGAAAAATGGTTTATATTCCTCCTTATGTTGCCCATGGTTTTCAGACATTAGAAGATGATACTATAGTTGCTTATTTCTTAAGTACATATTTTGTACCTGATGCTTATGGTTATTTAAGATGGAATGATCTGGCATTTAATATTAAATGGCCTGAATGTGAAAATAGAATAATGAATGAAAAAGATAAAAATATACCAGATTTTATTTTTTAG